A region of the Methylobacterium nodulans ORS 2060 genome:
CCTTCTGCATTTCCTGCAGGGCAACACCCTGACAGAAGGCGGCGACGATCGTGGCCCAGGTCTCGGCGTAGGACTCGGGCACTCCGGGCGGGAGCGGGACGGTCATGGCCGGAACGGCCCCTGCGGGCGCCGGCCTCGGTGCCGTGCGGCGGATGTCCTTCGGGGACCAGGCGGGGCGCGGGCGGGCCATGATCAGCCCCGCGCGAACAGGCTGGTCGGCCGGCCTTCGCCGACCGCGATCAGCAGATGGCCGGCGACCGGGAGTCGAGCACGCTGACCTGCCGGCGGCGCCGCCCGCGGGTCGTCGCGGTAGGGCGTCGGGCTGCCCCGGTAGAGGTCGGCGAGGGCCTGGAGGTCCTGGGCCGCGGCCGCGAGGTAATCCCGCTCCTCCGCTGCCTCATCGGTGAGGCCGCGCTGGGCGGTGCCGTAGCGGCGCAGGAGGTAGTCCGCCTCATCCGCGAGAAGAGCGGCGAAGGCCGGCGCCTCGGGCGAGCCGGGCCGCGGGGCGCACGACAGGAGCGACGCGGTAACGACCACGCGCCGGGGAAACGCTTGGGTTGTCATCCGAGACCTCTGCGAACGCCCCGCACTCCGGTGCGGGCGGCGGTGGCCGTCAGGTGTTGGGCGCGGGCGGGTCGGCCGGCGCCGTGGTTGGGGGATCGGGCGGACCGGTCCCGGGAGGAACAACTCTGACGCCGAGCGCGCGCAGCTCCTCAAGGAGGCGCTGGATCTCAACGACGATTTCTTCGCTACGCTCGTTGGTCTCGGCGCGCCTGTAAAAGGACCCACTTCATGTTCCGCAAACTCCCGCTCGCGGCGCTGTCGCTCGCCTGCGTCGCCGCATTTTCCGTGTCGGCATTTTCCGCCCCCGCCCCTGGCGCGGTTTTCTGCGTGTCCGACGCACACAACTCATTCTGTGCCTCCGCAACGCGCGATGGTGGCATCAGCCTCACCCCTTACGACCACAAGGCAGTCGGCACCGTCGCGGTCTACCTGGTGCCCGCGCCTGTCCCTATGCCCGACCCGGACGCGCAGAAGCCTTCCAACTGACCTGCCGACGGCGACGCTGCGGCGCACAGCCTGACACCGGAGACCACCATGGCCGCGTCATCCTACGACCGGGCGCTGTCGCTCGTCCTGGCGCACGAGGGAGGGTATGTCGATCACCCCGACGATCCCGGCGGGCCGACCAACCTCGGGGTGACCCTCGGCACGCTCTCCGCCGTGCTCGGGCGGCCCGCCACCCGCGCCGACGTGAAGGCGCTGACGCCCGCCAAGGTCGCTCCGATCTACCGCGCCCGCTACTGGGACGCGGTGCGCGGCGACGACCTCCCGGCGGGCGTCGACTACGCCGTGTTCGACTTCGCGGTGAACAGCGGGCCAACCCGGGCGGCCATCGCCCTCCAGCGCCTCGTTGGCGTGGCGGATGACGGCGTGATCGGAGCGGTGACCCTGGCGGCGGTCGCGCGGACGGATCAGCGCTGGCTCATCAACGGGCTTTGCGACAGCCGGGTGGTCTTCATGAAGTCGCTGACGAAGAGCTGGCCGGTCTTCGGGAAGGGCTGGACGAAGCGGGTGGCCGGCGTCCGGACGGAAGCGCTCGCCATGGTCAAGGCACCGGTCGTCGCGACCGCAACCACCATGGCGCGGCCCGAAGGCGGTGCGCCGCCGAAGGCGGGCCTGGTGCAGACCGGCGGCCTGCTGCGGGCGCTCAAGCGCCTGTGGCGCGGCAAGGCCGCCTGATCGAACTACCGCAAAATCCGCGGCAGTTCACCACCGCCTTAAGCCGTTGATTTCGCTACGTTACGGGAATTCCCGTTTCGATCTCGTCACCACCCGAGCCGGCCGGGCCCGCCGCGCGCACGCCCCCTCTCAGAAACAGGAGAGGGGTGGAGACCTCCTCACATGGATTGGCTTCAACTCGCCGGGCAGCTCGCGCAGGTCGGGCTGCCCTCGCTCGGCACGCTCCTCGGCACCACGCTGGGCGGTCCGATCGGCGGCGGCATCGGCGCGGCCGCCGGTAAGACGGCAGCAGCCGCGATCGGCGCGGCGCTTGGCGTGCCGGCCACCCCACAGGCCATCAGCCAGGCGGTGCAGGCCGACCCGTCCGGCGCGCAGCTGAAGCTCGCCGAGATCGAGGCCGCCGCGAAACTCCAGGTGGCCGAGCTCGGCGACCTCGCCAACGCCCGCCAGATGCATCTCGGGCTGGTGCAGGCCACTCACTGGACCGCTTCCATGCCGGCGATCGTCACGCTGGCGATCCTCACCGCCTGGGCGCTGCTGACCAGCGCGCTCTACTTCATCCAGGGCGAGATCCCCGAGCGCGTCTACCAGCTCTTGAGCCAAGCCTATGGCGCAGCCAACCTCGCGCTGGGCACCGCCATCGCCTTCTGGCTCGGCTCCTCGCGCTCGAGCCAGCAGAAGGACGCGCAACTCAGCGCCATCCTGCCGAGCGTGGTGAAGCGCTGAGCCGTGACGGCCGTCGAACTCGCCGGTCTCCTTAAGGACTACGGTCCGTGGGGGCTGCTCGCGCTCGCGCTCCTGGCGGTCTCCTACCTTCAGCGACGCTCCGATGCCGTGACCGAGAAGTACCAGCGCAACCTGGAGGCTCTGGTCGAGAAGCTCGCCGTCACGGTCGAGCGGAACAATGGCACGAACGCCGCGGTTACGGCAGCGTTGGAGAGCAGGACCGGCATCTTCGAACGCCTGCATGAGGCGGTCGAGCAGGCCAAAGCCGAGACGCGCAGCCTGATCACCGACCTGAAGCAGCACGGGGTCACCAACGACCAGTGGACGCGGGAGAAGCTCGTCGCGGCGGTGGGGCGAATCGAGACGATCCTTCAGCGCATCGAAGACCTCCGGAGGGAGGTGGGCAAATGAACCCGTTCCGATGGTTCCGGCCGCAGCAGGATGAGCCCCGGATCGAGCCGTCCCAGGGTGCCCGCCTGCGGCTGGCTCGGGCTGAGCGCCAGCATCGGCGCTCGAGCTGCGATCTTATTCGGGTCGCTCTGGACGAGGTTGATCGCGCGGCCGAGTTGATGCGCCGTTATCAGGGAGCGCACGGCGGGCGGTCCAGGGATGCCCGACCATGATCCGGCCATACGCCTCTGGCGCTTCCTGATCCGCCCGATCCTGATGCTCTGAGCCCGCCCGGCCCCGCCGCGGCGGGCTTTTTGTCGTTTCCGACATCGCGCCCGGCCCCGCCGCACCTTAAGTTCTAAAATCACACTCTAGGTTTGAATGGTGGCTCCCGCATTTCCTAAATCGCTAAATCGCTAAATCCCTAAACTCCTAAACCTCTAATACCAACAACTCCTAAGGTCAGCATCGTACAACCGGCGTGATCTCACATAGGCCATTCGGCCTAAGCCGGCGGCGCGGGCGGAGTCGGGATCTCGTATGGTGGGGTCAACCGATTGAGATAAAAAGATAATTCGTTTCGCCCGGCCCGGCCGGGTCCGGTGTCGGTTTTCCAGCGTTACTTGCAGGAGCTATATCGACACCACCCTATACTGTGGTAACGTTGTGTCAGCGGCTCAACGGCAGGTGGTGTAGAGCCGGCCGAAGGCACCCGCTGTCGCATCTCCTGCTGCGTCAGCTGGTGCAGAGGTCCGGATCTGCGCCGCACCCCCTACTTGCTCTGGCCGTGCATTGCCCGTCCGGGTATCTACACCGAGGTCGCCGTATATTATGTCGATCGCCGTCTCCCGGCGCGCGTTCGCGCGTCGTTGCTTCCAGCACTTCGAATTCCGCGGGGGCGAAACGCTATGAGCGCCCCGCACGATCGTCGCGCATTCCTGCGCGGCTTGGTGGGCCTCCCGCTGATCGGCGGTGGCATCACCCTCATCGGCAACCCGACCGCCGCGGCCGAGCCGGTCACGTCCGACCTCCTCAAGGTTTATTCGACCTGGCTCTGGGGCGAGCGCGTCCGGGTCGAGCAAGAGCTCGGTCGCGAGGGTGATCGCATCCGCGGGGTGACGACGAACGCCGGCTACTGGTACCACCATGCGGTACCCGAGCACAGGAACCCGCCGCCGTCGACCCGCGCAGCCGTGGTGCTGAGTGCGGTCGGGTGCGACTGGCGCGGAGGCCGGCCATGAACCTCTTCGCCTCACTCCTGCACCTCTGGCGCCTCAAGCGCATCCAGTGGGCCATGGCGGCGCTCCGGCGCCGCGTCGCAGCTATGCGACGATGAGGGTGGCGCGGACGAGCGCTGAAGCCGAACCGGAGTCACGCCGGTCGCGCATCGGGCGAGCCCCGTCCCGGTCCGTCCGGCGCGACCACCATACGGGCCATCTCACTTTGGGCGACGCCGGCGGGCGACCGGACGCGCATTCGGTCGCCGCACCTCCTGGAGAGGAGGCAGCCGGTGCTTGGCCAAGAGGAGGCTCCAGGCCTGCACGCCCAACTCCTGGAGCGTCAGACCCAGATCGATCCGCAAATGGTGCAGGCGCTTGCGGTCCTCCTCTGTGATCGTGGTCACGACCGCCACTTCCTTCGGCGCATTCGACGTACTCATTCCCACAACCCAAGGTTTGCGCCTCCACCGATCTGTCTTAGCTAATACATTTCGGTGTGGCATCGACTGATAGAGCCGTTGCGCCGCATACATTACCTTGGGCCATGA
Encoded here:
- a CDS encoding glycoside hydrolase family 108 protein, giving the protein MAASSYDRALSLVLAHEGGYVDHPDDPGGPTNLGVTLGTLSAVLGRPATRADVKALTPAKVAPIYRARYWDAVRGDDLPAGVDYAVFDFAVNSGPTRAAIALQRLVGVADDGVIGAVTLAAVARTDQRWLINGLCDSRVVFMKSLTKSWPVFGKGWTKRVAGVRTEALAMVKAPVVATATTMARPEGGAPPKAGLVQTGGLLRALKRLWRGKAA